One genomic window of Cyanobacteriota bacterium includes the following:
- a CDS encoding ribonucleotide-diphosphate reductase subunit beta — MPINPVFNPNGNDDRGHRAIWFGETTNLMQLNDVRYGWAIGLYRQMRENFWIPEKIDITQDVTDYANLTPAERRAFDGILSYLTFLDSVQTCNVPHLKNSVTAPEVALCMAEQTSQEAMHNQSYQYIIETVIPSDRRAQVYEFWRSDRVLKQRCEFIAGLYQAYVDHPTPENYFVSLLADYLLEGLYFYNGFIFFYNLASRLLMAGSADIFRMINRDELSHVRLYQKLIPAAMQIFPHSLEQIYEMFALAVEHETRWTHHIVGDNILGITAASSEQYTKYLANQRLRAIGLEPLFPEMIYKQSPYAHLEKFS; from the coding sequence ATGCCGATTAACCCTGTTTTTAATCCCAACGGCAATGATGACAGAGGCCATCGCGCTATCTGGTTTGGCGAAACTACCAACCTGATGCAGTTAAATGATGTCCGCTATGGCTGGGCAATTGGCCTATATCGCCAGATGCGAGAAAACTTCTGGATTCCTGAGAAAATTGACATCACCCAAGATGTGACTGACTATGCTAATCTCACCCCTGCTGAACGGCGTGCCTTTGATGGCATCCTCAGCTACCTGACCTTCCTTGATTCGGTGCAAACCTGTAATGTGCCCCATCTCAAAAACAGCGTCACCGCCCCGGAAGTAGCTCTGTGTATGGCAGAGCAAACTTCCCAAGAAGCGATGCACAATCAGTCCTATCAATACATTATTGAAACTGTCATTCCCAGCGATCGCCGTGCTCAAGTTTACGAGTTTTGGCGCAGCGATCGCGTCCTCAAGCAACGCTGTGAATTCATTGCTGGACTCTATCAAGCCTACGTCGATCACCCAACTCCAGAAAACTACTTTGTGTCTCTCTTAGCCGATTACTTACTGGAAGGCCTATACTTCTACAACGGATTTATCTTTTTCTACAACCTCGCGTCTCGCCTGTTAATGGCAGGAAGTGCTGATATTTTCCGCATGATCAACCGAGATGAGCTTTCCCATGTGCGGCTGTATCAAAAACTGATTCCCGCCGCCATGCAAATATTTCCCCATAGCTTAGAGCAAATCTATGAAATGTTCGCCCTAGCCGTAGAGCACGAGACAAGGTGGACGCATCACATTGTCGGAGACAACATCCTTGGTATTACCGCTGCTAGCAGCGAACAGTACACCAAGTATCTGGCAAATCAGCGCTTGAGAGCAATTGGCCTAGAGCCACTGTTTCCAGAAATGATCTACAAGCAAAGCCCCTATGCCCATCTAGAGAAGTTTTC